One genomic region from Halomicrobium zhouii encodes:
- a CDS encoding PIN domain-containing protein, whose protein sequence is MSQNDWQESRPLVIDTNTALSGLIGGATRKLIVDLERDLRYPEPSFEEIRRNRGVIQERAGLSATAIDELIDRLFKNITLVPEADVLLQYRTAAEATSSHPDADQERQFEGRDEDDVVFLAAAIATGGDIWSDDKVFGHQDYASWFRTEDVIQHGGVEL, encoded by the coding sequence ATGTCGCAGAACGACTGGCAGGAAAGTAGGCCCCTCGTCATCGACACGAACACCGCTCTTTCGGGGCTCATTGGCGGTGCAACACGGAAGCTGATTGTTGATCTCGAACGAGACCTCCGATATCCAGAACCCTCGTTCGAGGAAATTCGTCGAAACCGGGGCGTGATCCAGGAACGAGCGGGCCTCTCCGCGACGGCCATCGACGAACTCATCGATCGTCTCTTCAAGAACATCACCCTCGTCCCGGAAGCGGATGTCCTGTTACAGTATCGAACCGCGGCCGAGGCGACGTCCTCACATCCCGATGCAGATCAGGAGCGTCAGTTCGAAGGCCGCGACGAGGACGACGTCGTGTTCCTCGCGGCAGCGATCGCGACAGGTGGTGACATCTGGAGTGACGACAAGGTCTTCGGGCACCAGGATTACGCTAGCTGGTTTCGGACCGAGGACGTCATCCAGCACGGCGGTGTCGAACTATAG
- a CDS encoding DUF6735 family protein, with the protein MAHRALVAYERPDGRFNLHYSHEGAYELRLATDITADTPFGGGVPSTDQRNRLDLMLEVQPGGAGISVDSGRYRAAPVEMEPKEIALALETICEGHVDYLTHEAFYVVDRDFDVTAYRTFSFAMDHVEHQTKEGDTVGNGALVPVRWNDGEPVGDGVLRGRLHALRSITRDTLDRDVFDEDEAQTYMIEKLQTWVHDDAEIHVHSDTT; encoded by the coding sequence ATGGCACATAGAGCACTCGTCGCGTACGAGCGACCTGACGGACGATTCAACCTGCACTACTCACACGAAGGCGCGTACGAACTTCGACTGGCGACGGACATCACGGCTGACACACCATTCGGTGGCGGCGTCCCGAGTACAGACCAGCGAAACCGACTCGATCTCATGCTGGAGGTCCAGCCCGGTGGCGCCGGTATCTCCGTGGACAGCGGCCGATATCGGGCGGCGCCGGTCGAGATGGAACCGAAAGAAATCGCCCTCGCGCTTGAGACAATCTGCGAGGGCCACGTCGATTACCTCACTCACGAAGCGTTCTACGTCGTCGACCGGGACTTCGACGTCACGGCGTACCGGACGTTCTCCTTCGCGATGGACCACGTCGAGCATCAAACAAAGGAGGGCGATACCGTCGGCAACGGCGCACTCGTCCCGGTCCGGTGGAACGACGGCGAACCAGTCGGCGATGGCGTCCTTCGTGGTCGGCTTCACGCATTGCGATCGATCACGCGAGACACGCTCGACAGGGACGTCTTCGACGAGGACGAGGCACAGACGTACATGATCGAGAAACTCCAGACGTGGGTCCACGACGACGCGGAAATTCACGTCCACAGCGATACTACGTAA